Within Flavobacterium pisciphilum, the genomic segment GAATATGATGGGTCGTTTGGGATGATTAATTCAAATGGGTATAAAGGGAATATTAACCTAGGGTCTAATTTTGGTAAGTTCTATGTTCAGGGTGGTTATTCTTATTTACACCGCGATTCATTTAGGATGTCTTCTAATTATGTTTCTTCAAAAAATGAAGATGGGGGAAAAAGAGACAATTCCTATCAGACTGACCAGAAAATTAGTTTTAAAGTAGGGTGGACTCCCACTGAAAAAAGTGAGTATGCAATAGGGTATATTAATCAGAAAGGCGAGAAAGGAAGTCCTGTTTATACAGGGAATGATATTCTTAATGCACTTTATGCAAAGCCTCGTTATTGGCAATGGCCAAATTGGGATAAGGAGAGTTATTATTTTATTTCCAATTCAAAATTTGATGACAAGAACGGTTTTAAAGCAAGAGTATATTACGATAGATTTAAAAACAAGTTAGATAGTTACGATGATAACTCCTATTCTGCCCAAACCAAACCATATGCATTTCAGAGTAATTATAATGACTATACTTATGGAGGGAATTTGGAATACCACACCCAGATAATTCCGAAAAATGATTTCAAAATTGCATTTCATTTTAAAGAAGATGTACATAGAGAGAATAACCTTGGAGAACCAGTGCGTAATTTTACAGACAATACAATCTTGATTGGAATTGAAGATGTTTATAAAATTTCAAATAAACTAACATTAGTTCCAGGTGTGAGCTACAATATCAGAAAAAATAAAGAAGCAGAAGATTATAATAGTACAACAAAAGTAATTTCAGATTATCCAACAGCTGAAGCCAGTGATGCTTTCAATGCGCAAATAGGTGTTTTTTATATGCTAAATGAAAATCAAAAACTAGGAGCTACGGTTTCTCAGAAAACACGGTTTGCAACAATCAAAGACCGTTATTCATACCGAATGGGAACAGCAATTCCCAACCCAGATTTAAAGCCTGAAAAAGTAGTGAATTATGAAATAAATTATACAACAAACCTTTTTAGTAAAATAACATTTCAAACTGCTTTATTTTATAGCAATCTTACCGATGCAATTTTAAATGTGAGTAATGTTGCCCCAGGAAAATCGCAAATGCAAAACTTTGGTAAAGCTGAATATATGGGAGTAGAAGCACAAGTGAATTATTCGATCCTGCAAAATTTATCTTTGAATGTTAATTATACTTACATTGAAAGGAATAATTTAACTGATCCAACGATTCACTTTACTGATGTGCCAAACACAAAAGTGATGGGTATATTAGAATATCAGCCTATTAAATTATTGAAGTTAATCGTGAACTCTGAGTTTAACTCCTCTAGAATTAGTACTAGTTACGGTACGAGAGTTTCAGATTATACGCTTTTAAATATGTATGGTTCAGGTAAAATCGCTAAAAACTTTAGTATTGATGCTGGAGTAAATAATATATTCGATAAAAATTACAGTCTTGTAGAAGGATATCCTGAGGAGGGGCGTAATTTTTTTGTAACACTACGTTTTTTTAACTCTAAATAATTATAAAATAAATCAAATTCATATGAAAGTACAAACTTACATTCTAGTTCTTTTTATTGCATTAACATGCAGTATGTGTAATACTTCTAAAAAAGAAGATGTTGTTGCTACGGAAAAAAACACTGCAATGGGAAAAGAAAGTTGTAGTTCGCCATTAACAGTTGCTGATAGTTTAAAATTGGTTAATCATCAGATTGAAGTAAAAGGGGAAGTTGAGTTTCCATTACAATTAATTGTAGATTCATTGCGTAAAATGAAAGTAGCGACAATATCTGATTTTAAAGTGATCTGTCAGAGTGGAGGAGTTAAGAAAGATGACAAAACAGCTAAAGGAGTATTGCTAAAAGATATTTTGGAGAAGGCTAAAATCAAACAAAGCGGACATAAAGACCGTAACTTTTATATCGTAGCTAGAGCTTCAGATGGTTATATGGCTACATTTTCATGGGCAGAAATTTTCAATAATCCAACGGGAGAAAATGTCTATGTTCTTTTTGAAGAAAACGGAAAACCTGTAAGAAATGGAGAGATGATTATAATTTGTAAAAATGATATTAAAACAGGTCCACGTCATGTGTCTTGGCTTAAAAGCATTGAAGTTTATAAAGTAAAATAGTTTTTTTCAAGGTTTAAAGCAGTAAAGCGACATAGATTCAAAGCTTCAGACACAATAATAATACGTTCGCAAATTTGTATTTATTGTACGAAAGTTAAAACTTTGGTCGTTATTAACTTTAAATAATGAAATTCTTTATTATTTTTACCACATAATTTAAGCAAACTATGAGTTCTAACTTTGATAAATTTCAAAAACGCAGGTTAATTTCCTCTTATTTTTCGGTTGTATTAAGTGTATTTCTGGTTTTATTCCTTTTGGGAGTACTAGGATTATTTATTATTAATTCTAAAAAACTAGCGGATGACTTTAAAGAAAAAATCGCGATGACGGTTTTCTTTAAGAACGAGGCTAATGATAGTATCATAAAAGCATTCAATGCCGAATTAAAAAGAGCTCCTTTTGCAAGATCATTTGTTTATGTAACTAAAGAAGAGGCAGCTAAACAACATACTGATATTATTGGTGAAGATTTCTTAACATTTTTAGGAGAAAATCCATTATTGAATTCATACGATATTCACTTAAAAGCAGACTATGTAGTTAAAGATAGTATTGCTAAAATAGAAGGTCGCTTACGTAAAAATGTTATGATTTCGGATATTGTTTATGATAAACAATTGGTGAATTTGGTGAATGATAACATCAAGAAAGTAAGTATGTGGATTTTAATTGTGAGCGGGTTTTTGACTGTAATTGCGGTACTACTTATTAATAGTTCATTACGTTTATCAATACATTCAAATCGATTTATCATTAAAACAATGCAAATGGTTGGTGCTACAAAATCGTTTATTCGTAAACCATTTGTAATGCGAAGTATAAAATTAGGACTAATTGGTGCTGGTTTGGCAATTGTTGCTTTAGTTGGACTTTTGATTTACGTAGATACGAACTTCCCGGGACTTGGAATACTGGAAGATAAAGCACTTATCGGACTTGTTTTATTGACAGTTCTAGGAATCGGAATTTTAATAACTTGGTTAAGTACACACTTTGCAACCCAACGATTCTTGAATTTAAGAACTGACGATTTATATTAATAAAACACTGATTTGCCTTTGATCTTGTTCAAGGTGACAAAAAAATAAAAATGAAAAATAAAGAAGAACAAAATAAAAAGGAATTTCTTTTTGATAAAGTAAATTATAAAATTTTATTGATTGGAATTGGTGTAATTGCATTAGGTTTTATCCTGATGGCAGGTGGTGGAAGTAATGATCCAAATGTTTTTAATGAAGCTATCTTTAATTTTAGACGTATTCGTTTGGCCCCAACTACTGTTTTAATAGGTTTTGGAATTACAATTTATGCTATTCTTAAAAATCCTAAAAAAGCATAAATGAATACTTTACAAGCTATTGTTTTAGCCATTATTGAAGGAATTACAGAATTTTTACCTGTTTCTTCAACTGGCCACATGATTATTGCCTCATCTTTTTTTGGAATTGCCCATGATGATTTTACAAAACTATTTACAATTGTAATTCAGCTAGGAGCTATTCTTTCGGTAGTAGTTTTGTACTTCAAACGTTTTTTTCAAACACTTGATTTTTATTTTAAATTATTGGTTGCCTTTATACCAGCTGTTGTTTTAGGATTATTATTAAGTGATTTTATAGATGGTTTATTAGAAAATCCAGTAACAGTTGCAATTTCACTTTTAATAGGAGGACTTATTTTATTAAAGGTTGATGAATGGTTTAATAAACCAAATACAGCTGAAACTTCACAAGAAATAAGTTATTTGCAAGCTTTTAAAATTGGATTGTTCCAGTGTTTGGCAATGATTCCAGGAGTTTCAAGAAGTGGTGCAAGTATAGTAGGAGGAATGTCGCAAAAATTGTCAAGAACAACAGCTGCAGAGTTTTCATTCTTTCTAGCAGTTCCGACCATGTTTGGAGCTACTGCAAAAAAATGTTACGATTATTATAAAGCTGGATTTGAATTATCACATGATCAGGTTAATTTATTGATTATAGGTAATATTGTTGCTTTTATAGTAGCACTTTTGGCAATTAAAACCTTTATAGGATTTTTGACTAAAAACGGATTCAAAGTATTTGGATACTACCGTATTATTGCAGGAATTGTATTGTTGTTAATACATTTCTTTATTCATCCGCTTACCATTATATAATGATTACTCCCGAAGATTTTTTAAACGGACAAATTTTACTGATAGATAAGCCTTTAAATTGGAGTTCTTTTCAAGCAGTGAATAAATTAAAATACGCATTAATAAATAAAGTTGGACTTCCTAAGAAATTCAAAATTGGTCATGCAGGAACGTTAGATCCTTTGGCAACTGGATTATTGCTTATTTGTACTGGGAAGTTTACCAAAAGAATTGCAGAGTTACAAGGTCAGGCCAAAGAGTACACTGGTACTTTCTTTATTGGAGCTACGACACCTTCTTATGATTTAGAAACCGAAATAGATCAAACTTTTCCAACAGAACATATCGATGAGGTATTGATTCATGAAACGGTAAAGCAATTTTTGGGCGAAATAGATCAAAAACCACCAATATATTCGGCTATTAAAAAAGATGGAGTTCGTTTGTATGAGCATGCTCGTGCAGGAGAAACCGTTGAAATTGCAAGTCGAAAAACTACAATTCACGAATTTGAAATTACAAGAATTGCACTTCCAGAAATCGACTTTAGAGTGGTTTGTAGTAAAGGAACTTATATTCGCTCACTTGCCTTTGATTTTGGAAAAGCAATGAATTCAGGCTCGCATTTAACAGCTTTACGAAGAACCAAAATTGGAGACTACGATGTAAAGAATGCTACTGATGTTACTTTGTTTGAAGAGAGTTTATAAAGACTTTTATTTTGAATAGCAGCTTCTAGATATATCTATGAGATTGTTTTAAGATTCTTGGTTTCGTTTTTTTTTTGTAATTTAGAATTATGCTTTGAAAACAAAAAATATGAAGAATCTATTTCAGATGGTTTTTTTGATATTGACAATGTCGTGTTATTGCCAAATTAAAAATCAAAAAATTGTATCTACTGATATTGATAATTTTTGGAATGCTTACGAGAAAATTATTTCTACAAACGATAGCGTAAAACAATATAATTTTTTGAAAGAATTATATATTGACAAAGGAACCCTAGGTTTAAAAAGTTTAATAGAAGTTCGAAATTATACTTCAAAAGATTTCATTAATGCTATAAATAAATATCCTAAATTCTGGAATTCGTTAAAGTTAAACACTTTAAATTGCGAAAATCTTTATCCAGAAATTGAAGCTGATATTAATAAACTCAAAGAAGCTTACTCTAGTTTAAAACCTGCAACTATTTATTTTTCTATTGGGGCATTTAGAACCAATGGTACTGTGCGAGAGGATCAGATTTTAATTGGAAGTGAGTTGAGCTTGGCAGATGAAACTACTATTATTGATGAATTACCTCAGTGGAGACAGTCTTTTTACAAAGAATATAATCCAAGAAAAAATATTGCGTTGCTATGTACGCATGAGTATATACACACGCAACAAAAAGAATTAGTTGAAAAATTACTTTCAATGTGTTTGTACGAAGGTGTTGCTGAGTTTATTTCTTGCAAAGTAACGGGTAAGGAAACAAATACTCCAGCAATAGCATATGGGAAAAATAATCAAAACAAAGTAATAGAGCAATTTATTTCAGATTTATATATTGTAACTAATAATTATAATTGGTTATGGGGTGAGAATAAAAACACTTTAAAAGTTAGGGATTTAGGGTATTATGTTGGTTATGAAATTTGCGAGCGTTACTACAATTTATCAAAAGACAAAGTTAAGGCTATTAAGGATCTTATAGAGCTTGATTATAATGATGAAAAAGAAGTAGAACGAATCGTCGATGCGACAAAACTATTTCCAGAAAGATTAGAAAAATTAAAACGCAATTACGAAAAAATGCAACCAACAGTTGTAGCAATATCGCCCTTTAAGAACGGTAGTAAAAAAGTAAAATATGGATTAACTGAGATTACAATCACTTTTTCAGAGTCATTAAACGGATATAATACAGGTTTAGATTTTGGGCCACTAGGTAAAGAGTTTTGCCCAAAAATAGAAGCTGAAAAAACTTGGACGGAAGATTTTAAATCTTGGACTTTTAAAGTTGATTTAAAACCAAATCAAAAATACCAAATTTTAATTACAGATAGTTTTAGAAAGCAAAACGGAATAAGATTAAAGCCGTATTTGATGGAGTTTCAAACTGGTGAATAATCCATACCTTATAAAAACAACAAAGCACATTACAATAAAGATAATGTGCTAAGTCATAATTTTAAAAGTATTGTTATTCATACTGTGCTTTTAGAAGTTAATAATGAGACATGTTTTTCCCTCCGAATAAAAATGTCGAAAAAAAATTGTAAAACCTTTCAAATAACTTTTTCATAATAGGTTGTTTTTAAATTGTTAGACATTAAATAAACACTAATAAAAAAAGCAAATAATAGAAATGGGATTCTTGCTACAAGATACGATTTTTTTTATTAAAAACAAATAATTTTAAGCATTAGTTATTTGTTGTCAGTATGTTAGGTGTTTTTTGGTCTTGGAGGTTTATGTTGTAATGATTAAAATTGTGATTGTATTTAACGGTTTCCCATTATTTCCATGATCTCATTTTGAGTTGAAATTCCTTTATCGTGCAAGTACCACAATTGTAAATTTGTTTTGACAGTTTCATCAAATGCTCCAAACTCTTTTTTGTAGTTATTCACTAATTCGCTTGCACCTTTTGGGCGAGGCCCCCAATCAGCAAGAACTTCAAGTTTTTCTTTGTCAATTATAATTAACTTCGGAATTGCTTTTCCTCCATTTGTTAAAAACAAATTCATTAGATCTGGATTTTCATCACGAAGTACAATTTTTAGTTCGATTTTATCATTAGATGCTGCTGCCATTTTATAAATAATTGGTAATAATTGTGCAGCATCTCCGCACCAACCTTCAGAAATAACGAGCCAAATGTAGTCTCTATGAAGGTTTTGCAGCTTAGAAATTGTTGTTTCGGTAATTTTTATTGTTTTTTCTAACCGATTCATTCGAGTTTCGTTCAAACTACTATAATGTGTTAGATCTACAGACTGTTCGGATCCTGTTGATTTTCCTTCTGCCAATAAATCAGTAACTAGTTTTCGATATTCGATGTATGAATAGCTGTTGGACAGTGCATTGGTGATACTCTTTTGCATAAATTTATTTTTTTATGTGGAATACAAAATTACAGATTTAAAAGAAATGGATACTGATTTTTGTCATATTGCATCCTAAATGTATTATTTAAATCAAGCTTTTTAAGTAAAAGATAGAAGATAAATTAATTTTTTTAAAACACTATTTTTAAAAATCAGAATATGTCTATATTTGCACAAACCAACGCAACATAGAAATGAAATACAAAAGAATTCTTCTTAAGTTAAGTGGAGAAGCTTTAATGGGAGATTTACAATACGGAATTGACCCAAAAAGATTGGACGAATATGCTGAAGAAATTAAGCAAATTCATGCTAAGGGAGTAGAAATTGCCATTGTAATTGGAGGAGGAAATATTTTCAGAGGAGTTTCTGGGGTAAGTTCAGGAATGGATAGAGTACAAGGCGATTATATGGGAATGCTTGCTACCGTAATTAATGGAATGGCATTGCAAGGAGCTTTGGAGAATAAAGGAATGTTAACACGTTTGCAAACGGCTCTAAAAATCGAATCAATTGCAGAACCTTATATTAAAAGAAGAGCAGTACGTCATCTTGAGAAAAACAGAATTGTGATTTTTGGGGCTGGTACAGGAAATCCATACTTTACAACAGATACTGCAGCAGTTTTAAGAGGTATTGAAATTAATGCAGATGTGATCTTAAAAGGAACACGCGTAGATGGTGTTTATGATTCTGATCCAGAAAAAAATGCAGCTGCTGTAAAATTTGACTTCATCTCTTTTGAAGATGTACTTAAAAAAGGATTAAATGTAATGGACACTACTGCCTTTACATTAAGTCAGGAAAATAAATTACCAATCGTAGTTTTTGATATGAATAAAATCGGGAATTTATTGAGAATTTGCGAAGGTGAAAATATCGGAACTGTAGTAAATATATAGATTGCTTGAATTAAGGATTTTAAGAAAGTAATAATCCTTAAAAGAAAGAATCTTTTTAAAAAATTAAAGTATATTAGTTGTATTCATTTTTAGAAAATCAAACAATCTAAAAATTTAAAAATCTAGAAAAAAAATGACTGAAGAAATCGAATTTATCTTAGATAGCACTAAAGAATCAATGGCAAATTCTATCGCGCATTTAGAAAAAGAATTTCTAAATATTCGTGCAGGAAAAGCATCTCCAGCAATGCTAGGAAGTGTTTTTGTAGATTATTATGGTTCAGCAACACCATTATCACAAGTAGCAAAAATTAGTGTTCCTGATGCAAGAACAATTACTTTGCAACCTTTTGAAAAAAATATGTTGCAAGCAATTGAAAAAGCAATTATGGTAGCCAACATTGGATTCAATCCAATGAATAATGGAGATGTGATTATTATAAGTGTTCCACCATTAACAGAAGAGCGTCGTAGAGATTTAGCTAAACAAGCAAAATCAGAAGCAGAAGATGCTAAAATTGGTGTGAGAAACGTTCGTAAAGACGCTAACACAGAAATTAAAAAATTAGAAAAAGAAGGAACTTCAGAAGATGTTTGCAAAAGCGCAGAAGAAGAAGTACAAAGCCTAACTAACAGTTATATTAAAAAAATTGATGAGTTATTAGCTAATAAAGAAGCTGAAATCATGAAGGTTTAACCTTTTTATAATAATTAGAAAATCCGTCTTGTTAATTTTATACGAGACGGATTTTTTTATGCTTACTTTTGTGTTAGTAAAGCCTAATCTGTAATATTGTTTTCTGTATGAAGTTATTGTGTTTCTTAGCATTATTTTTCACGCTTTCTATACAAGCGCAATTCCAGATAAACGGAATTGTAACAGAAAAAGCTACTAACAAACCACTTCCCTTTGCTACAATCGTTGCCGATGATGGGATGAATACCATCACTGATGTTGATGGAAAATTTATATTGCAATCTACCTCTAGTATCGAGTATTTTACGGTTTCTTATATTGGTTATACTCCAGTTGTACTATATACTTCTACTAATAAAAAGTTTTATAAAGTTGGTTTAGTAGAATCTACAGCTGCTTTGAAAGAAGTTGTTATCTCAAACGAAAATCCTGCTCTTGCCATTATTAGGAAAACCATTGCGAGTAAGAATATAAATAATCCACAAAAAAAGCTAACTAGTTTTGAGTATAAAGCATATAATAAATTAATTGTAACAGCTAATCCAGATTCTATAAATTCAAGGCTAGATTCTATCTTTGTTCAAGAAGCAATAGGAAGGAGATTTGTTAAAGTTGATTCGGCCAATTATAAATTCAAAGAGATTTCTAGTAAGCAACATTTGTTTCAGACAGAAAAAGTATCGCAATATCAATTTGGGAATAATAAACTAAAAGAAACTATTTTAGGGACGAAAATGGCAGGGTTTAAGCAGCCTATTTATGAAATTATTGCTTTTAATTTACAGTCTATTTCTATATATGATTCGAATTATGAACTTTTCGAAACAAAGTATAATAGCCCAATTGCCAAAGATGCTTTAAAAGATTACAACTACAAATTACTAGATACAGTTCTGATAAAAGGTAGAAAAACCTTTATGGTTTATTTTAAAAACCGAATGAAGAAATCGGAGTTAGGGTTAGAAGGACTGCTTTATATAGATCAGGATAGTTATGCTATTGCAAAAGCAGTAATGCGGATTAAAGGCGTACTTGATATTAGTGGAACTCATGAGTTTGATTATATTCCAGAAGAGAAAATATGGTTTCCAAAGAGTACTTCTTTCAAAATTATAAAAGGTAAAAACGACGACGATATTAAGATTCTTGGTGGGACAATCCAGTTTGATGGAGATGCTGAGCAAGAAGATACACATAGAAAGAAAGGAGCTTCAGATTACACTTATTTAGAGTCAGAAAGCAACAATTTTGATGTGCATTATAATACACCAATAGAAATAAAAAATTCTTCTTTATATATTGAGATTAAAGATGATGCCATAAAGAAACCTGAAAGTTTTTGGAATAAGTATCGAAAAGATAGTTTGGATATACGCTCCCAGAAAACGTATATGTTACTAGATAGTATTTCCTTAAAGAAAAGGATTGAAAGCAAAATTAGATTTGGAAGAAAGATTATTAATGGGTATTTGCCAATAAGCGTAGTTGATTTAGATTTAAGAAAATTATTCAGCTATAATAATTACGAAGGATTCCGATTTGGCTTAGGAGGTGTTACTAATGAACTTTTTTCAAAAAAATATAAGATTGGTGGTTATACTGGATATGGAACTAAAGATGGAGGTTTTAAGTATAATTTAGACTTGTCAACTCGAGTAGAGCGATTTTCAAATACATGGGTAGGGGCATCCTATACTAACGATGTAAGAGAGATTGCAAGTACTGTTTTTGCTGTTGATAAAAGAGTGTTTAAATTGTATGATCCTCGACCTATCAATATTAGTACATTTTATAAGTATGTTAGTTGGACTGGTTATTTGGCAACACGTATTGTACCGAAGACAGAAAGTATTTTTGAACTTTCGCGATCAGCCATTGAGCCTAAATTTGATTACGCTTACAATCTAAACGGAAGACTGTATTCTAATTATGTTATGACTACAGCCATGCTTTCATTGGCTTGGAACCCTTTTAGTGATTATATGCAGACTCCAACAGGACGAATCGAAATTGAAAAGAGGTTTCCAAAGTTTACAATACAATACACACAATCGTTGCCCAAAGTAGCAGAAAATGATTTTAATTTCTCCAAAATAGACTTTAAAACAGAATATGAGAAAAAATATTTGAACGGACAAAAAACGAGTTTGCTCTTGCAAGGAGGGTATGCAATGGGAGACGTGCCTATTACTCATTTGTATAATACCTCGCCGAATAATATCACCAAAGAAACAATGATTCAGAGGGTGACATTTGCTGGTAGAAACAGTTTTGAAACGATGTTTTTTAATGAGTTCTTTTCAAGTGAATATGCGATTTTTCAAGTTAAGCATGGTTTTAACCGATTTAAAATAATTAAAAAAGTAAGACCATCGTTAGTGTTGGTTTCGCGTATGGCATGGGGTGATATGAAAAACCCAGAGCAACACGTTGGGATTGATTATAAAACATTAAATAAAGGTTTTTTTGAATCGGGTGTAGAAATTAACCAGATTTTCAGTGGTTTGGGATTAAGCGGGTTCTATCGTTATGGGCCTAACCAGTTGCCAAGATTCGAAGACAATATAGCTGTTAAGTTGAGCTTTGTACTTAATTTAGGTATCTAGATAAAAAAAATCCCATTCAACTGAATGGGATTTTTTTATCTATTAGGGTTTAAGAATTAAAACGGATGGTGTATTATTAAGCCATGTGCTTTGAGATTCGATTAGTTTTTTCCAACTGTCTAAACTAATAATCATTAAATCCTGACTCTCTAAAAACTCTTTTTTAATAGTTCGATCATGCATTAGCATAATATGATTGGGTGCTATTTGTTCAATAGATCGGATAGATTCCTGCATATCACGGGTATTCTTTAATTCACCACTTGCATCCAAAATGGTAATTTGTGAGCCATTATTATTAATTAATTTTTTAGCATATTCAATAAGAAAAGCATCTTCTTTGCTGAAAATAGGCATGAAAACCTGATTTATTTCCTCTAGTTCCTTATTTATAAAAATTCCGACAGGCATTTTACTCTTAGTGATAACATGCCTTGTTCTTTCGTCAAAAGGAGAGTTTTCGAACAAACCTTCCTTTCCTGTGAATTTATCGATTAAACGGTCTGGATTTACTATTCTAGTTGTGAATCCAAGTATCTTACCTAATAAAGTTCCTTCAAAAATAGATTGTCCTAAACTAACCAATAATAAATCGTATTCGCCTTGATTTGCTGTTTCGGTTATATCGGCATCAATATCATTAGATAATTTAAAAAGACTAATCATATTTTGATTTAAGTTTTCAGATTCAGAAATGATAGGCAAAAGCATTTCTCTTTCATGATCTTTCACTTCAAATGGATGTAACTCTGAGCTTAATGATAAATGTAATGCGGTTACAATAGTGTTGTCTGGTTGTTTTTTAGTTAAGCTATTTGCAATTCGTAATAGTGTTTTTCCTTTCTCAGGAGTCTCAAACGAAAATAAGATTTTGTATTTGCTTTTGTTGCCTATTTCTTCTGGAATAATAGTTTTTTTCTCTTTAAAAATAAAATTGATAAAATCTAAAGCGGGTCCAGTCATAAAGGTGGTAACTAATGCCATAATCACCATCATGGTAAAAATCTCAGTAGATAAAACACCTAAATCATATCCTATGTTTAAAACAACCAACTCCATTAAACCACGGGTATTCATTAAAGCTCCGATGGCCAAACTATCTTTCCAGCTTTGCCCCATGAATTTGGCAGCAAACGCACTTCCGAAGAATTTTCCAACTACTGCTACTGCAATAATTACTCCAGTAACTTTCCATAAATAAGGGTCGTTCAGTAAGCCTATTTGAGTACGTAATCCTGTAAAAACGAAGAATAAAGGAAGTAAAAGTATAACAGATACATCTTCTACTTTTTCGATAAAAATATTACGGAATTTATGGTTTTGAGGCATAATAGCTCCTGCTAAAAAAGCACCAAACAAAGCATGAATTCCTATTAGTTCAGATGCATAAGAAG encodes:
- a CDS encoding cation:proton antiporter, which encodes MKNIKNSLFYLIIIGGFSALIYLVISKGKALEIGREIVEKKTQSSHWNDFLTAMVENLQHPLAILLAQIITIILVARFFGWVFRKIGQPSVIGEMVAGIVLGPSLIGMYFPEFSSTLFPQESLGNLQFLSQIGLILFMFVIGMELDLKVLKNKAHESVVISHASIVIPFALGLTLAYFIYHTFAPIGVEFSSFGLFMGIAMSITAFPVLARIVQERGLQKTKLGTIAITCAAADDITAWCILAVVIAIVKAGSFTSSLYVIGLAIVYVIVMLKIVRPFLKRVGDLNSTRESLNKPVVAIFFLTLLFSSYASELIGIHALFGAFLAGAIMPQNHKFRNIFIEKVEDVSVILLLPLFFVFTGLRTQIGLLNDPYLWKVTGVIIAVAVVGKFFGSAFAAKFMGQSWKDSLAIGALMNTRGLMELVVLNIGYDLGVLSTEIFTMMVIMALVTTFMTGPALDFINFIFKEKKTIIPEEIGNKSKYKILFSFETPEKGKTLLRIANSLTKKQPDNTIVTALHLSLSSELHPFEVKDHEREMLLPIISESENLNQNMISLFKLSNDIDADITETANQGEYDLLLVSLGQSIFEGTLLGKILGFTTRIVNPDRLIDKFTGKEGLFENSPFDERTRHVITKSKMPVGIFINKELEEINQVFMPIFSKEDAFLIEYAKKLINNNGSQITILDASGELKNTRDMQESIRSIEQIAPNHIMLMHDRTIKKEFLESQDLMIISLDSWKKLIESQSTWLNNTPSVLILKP
- the pyrH gene encoding UMP kinase, whose translation is MKYKRILLKLSGEALMGDLQYGIDPKRLDEYAEEIKQIHAKGVEIAIVIGGGNIFRGVSGVSSGMDRVQGDYMGMLATVINGMALQGALENKGMLTRLQTALKIESIAEPYIKRRAVRHLEKNRIVIFGAGTGNPYFTTDTAAVLRGIEINADVILKGTRVDGVYDSDPEKNAAAVKFDFISFEDVLKKGLNVMDTTAFTLSQENKLPIVVFDMNKIGNLLRICEGENIGTVVNI
- a CDS encoding DUF5686 family protein is translated as MKLLCFLALFFTLSIQAQFQINGIVTEKATNKPLPFATIVADDGMNTITDVDGKFILQSTSSIEYFTVSYIGYTPVVLYTSTNKKFYKVGLVESTAALKEVVISNENPALAIIRKTIASKNINNPQKKLTSFEYKAYNKLIVTANPDSINSRLDSIFVQEAIGRRFVKVDSANYKFKEISSKQHLFQTEKVSQYQFGNNKLKETILGTKMAGFKQPIYEIIAFNLQSISIYDSNYELFETKYNSPIAKDALKDYNYKLLDTVLIKGRKTFMVYFKNRMKKSELGLEGLLYIDQDSYAIAKAVMRIKGVLDISGTHEFDYIPEEKIWFPKSTSFKIIKGKNDDDIKILGGTIQFDGDAEQEDTHRKKGASDYTYLESESNNFDVHYNTPIEIKNSSLYIEIKDDAIKKPESFWNKYRKDSLDIRSQKTYMLLDSISLKKRIESKIRFGRKIINGYLPISVVDLDLRKLFSYNNYEGFRFGLGGVTNELFSKKYKIGGYTGYGTKDGGFKYNLDLSTRVERFSNTWVGASYTNDVREIASTVFAVDKRVFKLYDPRPINISTFYKYVSWTGYLATRIVPKTESIFELSRSAIEPKFDYAYNLNGRLYSNYVMTTAMLSLAWNPFSDYMQTPTGRIEIEKRFPKFTIQYTQSLPKVAENDFNFSKIDFKTEYEKKYLNGQKTSLLLQGGYAMGDVPITHLYNTSPNNITKETMIQRVTFAGRNSFETMFFNEFFSSEYAIFQVKHGFNRFKIIKKVRPSLVLVSRMAWGDMKNPEQHVGIDYKTLNKGFFESGVEINQIFSGLGLSGFYRYGPNQLPRFEDNIAVKLSFVLNLGI
- the frr gene encoding ribosome recycling factor; this encodes MTEEIEFILDSTKESMANSIAHLEKEFLNIRAGKASPAMLGSVFVDYYGSATPLSQVAKISVPDARTITLQPFEKNMLQAIEKAIMVANIGFNPMNNGDVIIISVPPLTEERRRDLAKQAKSEAEDAKIGVRNVRKDANTEIKKLEKEGTSEDVCKSAEEEVQSLTNSYIKKIDELLANKEAEIMKV